The following proteins come from a genomic window of Fontisubflavum oceani:
- the phoU gene encoding phosphate signaling complex protein PhoU yields MANQEHIVASFDRDLEGIQAMIMKMGGLVEESIVNAAQALETRDEDLAQVVRAGDKAIDALEEQVNEEAARILAQRQPIASDLRTVLSVFRVSANLERIGDYSKNIAKRTSVVNQMQPIEGTATALKRMARAVELMLKDALDAYIQRDADLAADVRERDLEVDQMYSALFREYLTFMMEDPRNITTCMHLHFMAKNIERMGDHVTSICEQVIYLVTGEMPDEDRPKQDRTPYEQGREG; encoded by the coding sequence ATGGCAAATCAAGAACATATTGTAGCGTCTTTTGATCGTGACCTGGAAGGCATCCAGGCAATGATCATGAAGATGGGCGGCTTGGTTGAGGAAAGCATCGTCAACGCCGCACAAGCGCTGGAGACACGCGACGAGGACCTGGCGCAAGTGGTCAGGGCAGGGGACAAAGCGATCGACGCGCTCGAAGAGCAAGTCAATGAAGAGGCGGCGCGGATTCTGGCCCAACGCCAACCCATCGCCTCGGACCTGCGGACCGTGCTCAGCGTCTTCCGTGTCTCGGCCAATCTGGAACGGATCGGCGACTACTCCAAAAACATCGCCAAACGCACCTCGGTTGTGAACCAGATGCAGCCGATTGAGGGTACGGCGACAGCGTTGAAACGGATGGCGCGCGCGGTCGAGTTGATGCTGAAAGATGCGCTTGATGCCTATATCCAGCGCGACGCCGATCTGGCTGCGGATGTGCGTGAGCGCGATCTGGAAGTTGATCAGATGTATTCGGCGCTGTTTCGTGAATATCTGACCTTCATGATGGAGGATCCGCGCAACATCACCACCTGTATGCATTTGCATTTTATGGCCAAAAACATCGAGCGTATGGGCGACCATGTGACCTCGATTTGCGAGCAGGTGATCTATCTGGTCACCGGCGAGATGCCCGACGAGGATCGTCCGAAACAAGACCGGACTCCCTATGAACAAGGTCGCGAGGGCTAA
- the phoB gene encoding phosphate regulon transcriptional regulator PhoB, protein MAGEPLVLVVEDEPAQREVLAYNIRAEGFQVVTAEAGDEALVVVRETPPDVIILDWMLPHVSGIEVCRQLKNGTETNRIPVIMLSARSEEVDKVRGLETGADDYVVKPYSVAELLARLRTQLRRIRPAAVGERLEYDDILLDMTEHRVYRAGESLSLGPTEFRLLTAFMERPGRVWSREQLLDRVWGRDIYVDSRTVDVHVGRLRKALRSTGSEDPIRTVRGAGYALG, encoded by the coding sequence ATGGCAGGCGAGCCATTGGTTCTGGTGGTGGAGGACGAACCTGCGCAGCGCGAGGTTCTAGCCTACAATATCCGTGCTGAAGGGTTTCAGGTGGTCACCGCCGAGGCCGGGGACGAGGCCCTGGTCGTCGTCCGGGAAACCCCGCCAGATGTTATCATTCTGGATTGGATGCTGCCGCATGTCTCGGGTATCGAGGTCTGTCGTCAGTTGAAAAACGGCACCGAGACCAACCGGATTCCGGTGATCATGCTCTCCGCGCGCTCGGAAGAGGTCGATAAGGTCCGGGGGCTGGAAACAGGCGCTGATGACTATGTGGTGAAACCTTATTCCGTGGCCGAACTCCTGGCGCGGCTTCGGACGCAGCTGCGCCGCATACGACCCGCTGCTGTGGGTGAGCGGTTAGAGTATGACGACATCCTGCTCGATATGACCGAACACAGGGTCTACAGGGCAGGGGAGTCGCTTAGCCTCGGTCCGACCGAGTTCCGTTTGCTGACGGCGTTCATGGAGCGCCCCGGACGGGTCTGGAGTCGGGAACAATTGCTCGATCGGGTCTGGGGGCGAGACATCTATGTCGATAGCCGGACGGTCGATGTGCACGTGGGACGTCTACGGAAGGCACTACGCAGCACCGGCAGCGAGGATCCGATCCGCACCGTTCGTGGCGCAGGATATGCGCTTGGTTAG
- a CDS encoding amidohydrolase family protein produces MNDLHDLFPKGYVDAHHHIWAPDSRGDVIGYRWLREIGAPKPFGDPTPIQRDYLIDEFLGEAALAPCASVHVQTDGALPDPVAETAWVQAEADRVGHRVAIVGLVDLSRDDAPKQLDRHLAHASFRGVRQIVARLENRPNLSFASRDFLDDKQWIKGLRAVADRDLAFDMQIYPEQAKQALDVLASLPNLTVILDHAGCPYDASPEGQVRWRQAVRAWARRPKTYVKLSGWGMYDMGWTGDSISPILRALFEEFGPERVMWGSNYPVEKLARSYPDMLFEIAARVRKTEHDWVFKQSAAKAYGLNLT; encoded by the coding sequence ATGAACGACCTCCACGATCTGTTCCCCAAGGGTTATGTCGATGCCCACCATCATATCTGGGCACCGGATAGCCGCGGTGATGTGATTGGCTATCGCTGGCTCCGCGAAATTGGTGCGCCGAAGCCGTTCGGCGATCCAACACCTATCCAGCGGGATTATCTCATTGATGAGTTTCTAGGCGAAGCCGCGCTCGCGCCATGCGCGTCCGTTCATGTGCAGACCGATGGTGCCCTGCCTGATCCTGTTGCCGAGACCGCCTGGGTCCAAGCCGAAGCGGATCGCGTCGGCCATCGGGTCGCGATTGTCGGGTTGGTCGACCTTAGCCGCGACGACGCGCCCAAGCAGTTGGACCGACACCTAGCGCATGCCAGCTTTCGTGGTGTTCGGCAGATCGTCGCCCGCTTGGAGAACCGGCCGAACCTGAGTTTTGCATCAAGGGACTTTCTCGATGATAAACAATGGATTAAAGGGCTACGTGCAGTTGCCGACCGAGATCTCGCCTTCGATATGCAGATCTATCCCGAACAGGCAAAACAGGCGTTGGATGTGCTCGCAAGCTTGCCAAATCTAACCGTCATTCTTGATCACGCAGGGTGCCCGTACGATGCGTCACCAGAGGGTCAGGTGCGGTGGCGTCAAGCGGTCAGAGCCTGGGCCAGACGACCAAAGACATATGTGAAACTGTCCGGTTGGGGCATGTATGATATGGGTTGGACTGGCGACAGCATCTCACCGATCTTACGCGCCCTTTTTGAGGAGTTTGGCCCGGAGCGCGTCATGTGGGGCAGCAACTATCCGGTCGAAAAACTGGCCCGTAGCTATCCCGACATGCTGTTTGAGATCGCCGCGCGCGTTAGAAAAACCGAGCATGACTGGGTATTTAAGCAATCTGCAGCAAAGGCTTACGGGCTAAACCTCACCTAA